TCAGAGTCGTGTAAAAACCATGGCTTTGATTCATGAAAAACTCTACCAATACGAGAATCTTTCCAGCATTAATATGCAAGAATATATGAAGCAACTCAGCGATTTCCTGACTCAGACTTATGGCCGGAATAAGGAAATTGAAGTGATCATTGAATCTGAAGAAATTAACCTGGACATTGATACGGCAGTACCACTCGGCCTAATTACAAATGAACTTTTAAGCAATGCCTTAAAATATGCCTTTGAGGAATCTCAACAAGGAACAATTAAGATCAGCTTAAATCAAGTGCGAAAAGACAGTTACCTTTTGATAGTCAGTGACACCGGCAAAGGCTTGGACAAGGATTTGGATATTGGTAAAACCAGTTCTTTGGGCTTGAGACTGGTGCGAACATTAACCCGTCAAATCAATGGTAACTTATCCATATCATCTGATTCCGGAACCACCTTTTCTATTGAATGGGAAAAAGAAGATTTAGCTGCCTAATGCTATTTTAAATAAATGGATTGCAAAAACTGGATCTGCTCCAAATGCGGAGGTTTAATAGGTTGAATTTCCTCCCCCAACTCCATCAACATGGGGTTATCCGAAGAAAATGCAGGCCATTTAGGTAATCCTTCCCCGTTTGGATCTCCATTTTTCACAAAATTCACCCAGTACTGAGACATCGCATCTTCCAGTTTATAATCTACTTCTGTAAAAGGTCTGTTCCAATACTTCAGGGTATGAAAAGAGTAGCTAAACTCAGCAGAATGAAATGCTCCGTAATTCGGCTCTCCTGGTGGTACTCTCGTAAAATGGTACAAATAGGATGATTCCGGTGCCAGTTCAGATTGGATTTTAGCCCATGTAAAGTTTTGATACCCAAACATCATTTCAGACAGGACCGCCTGAGTTTCTTCTAGCTCTTCTTCCGAATTGGCAGGAAAAAATTTCAAATATTCTTCATAGCGATCAGGGTATTTCTGCTTAGCTGTCTCCTGAAATTGTGCTGGTATTTGAGGACCAGCAAAAGATACATTATCATCCGCATTCCAGCCGGTCAGCAATTTCACAGCGTTTGATGCTCCACTTGTAAATGCCTCATCAAAATTTATTGGAATCACATAATCATCTTTATAAGGCCAAAAACTCCCTCCGGCTGCCAAAAGAGAATCTGCGGGAATCATCCTCATTTCATCAATAGAGGAAACACCCAATTTCTGCATAAATTCTTCTCCTCCTTTTTCTACAACCTCTTTTCCTATTCCTCCTCGTGCTCCGTCAAAATTGAACATCGCTCCACTTTGGGCAATAGCTTTATTAAAAAGCCCTTTCGCTAAGGGAGAACCTACCAAAACATTGACACTCATTGATCCTGCAGATTGACCCGCAATAGTTACATTATCAGGGTCTCCTCCAAAAGCTGCAATATTATTCTTGACCCACATCAACGCTGCAATTTGATCCAAAAAAGCATAGTTTCCTGAAGTTCCAGAACTTGAATTCTCAGATAATTCAGGACTGGCGAGAAATCCAAAAACTCCTAGTCTATAATTGATCGTTACTACTACAATCCCTTTTTTGGCTAATTCTTCTCCATCGTATAGCGGAACAGTCCCCGAACCACCTGAAAATCCTCCTCCGTGAATCCATACCATCACAGGCCTCTTTTCTTCCTGATTTTCTGCTCCAGTCCAAACATTTAGATATAGGCAATCTTCTGAAATAGGGGCTGGTGGAATTAAAAACTCTTCTGACCAGGCAAAGAATGGCACTGGAGGTCTTTGAATTGCAGATGGTGGATTATCGACAGTTACTTTGATTCCTTCCCAAGGTTTAACAGGCTGGGGCTCTCTCCACCGATTCTCACCTATAGGCGGTGCTGCAAAGGGGATTCCCATAAAAGTTTTAATTGAATCCTCTCCTACCAATTTACCTGATATCACTCCATCTTGAGTTTTTAAGGAATTGACATCTACTTTTGGTACTGGAGCTTCTTGACTACATGCCATCAAAAAACCTAAAAAGAAGAAAAGGAGACTATTTTTCATGAACGGAATGGTTTGAATACCTACTTGTTTGTCTAAATCTAATGATTTAATGATTCAGAGTGAAACATTAGGTTTTCCCACGACAATACTTTCATAAATATTGAGTCCAGGACCTCATTAAAATGGCCGAAAACGAATGCAAAACTTGTTCAAATTCGCACACCTTTTTCATATGAAATAGCAGATATGCTCTATAATGGCTAATTTCTTAAGCTGGAATGCCTTTTGCATTTTAAGTGATTAAATAAAATCAACTATGCTTAGTTTCTTACTCTGGTGTATTCTTTTTGTCCTTTGCTGGCCAATAGCATTAATCGCCTTGATTCTGTATCCTATCTTTTGGTTACTATTATTACCATTCAGGCTACTTGGATTTGCAGTTGATCTGTCATTTGATTTGATCAGGAATATATTTATGCTCCCATTTACTTTGCTAGGAAAAAGGTAAGGTGCTTTTAATAATACTTTTTGACTAGGTTCATGATTTTATGAAATACTTCAGTGTTTTCGTAAACACCCCTAAATTCATCTGCATGAGCTCCATAGGCAAAAATCGGCACCATTATTCCTGTATGATCATCACTATGAAAAGCTAACTCCACTGTATGGGAGGAAATATCCCCTTGGGGAATAGAAACTCCTCCTGTCTCATGATCTGCTGTAATCAGAATCAAGGTTCCAGGATGTTCATCGGCGTATTGGATTACTTTTCCGATCACTTGATCAAAATCAAGCATTTCAGAAACTATCATCGAGCTGCTATTGGAATGACCTCCTGAATCAATATTAGCAGCTTCCACCATCAGGAAGAAAGGCGATTCCTTTTGCTCCAAAAAGTTAAGTGCTACACTGGTGCTTTTTAATAAATAATCCCCTCTTCCATCCAACTTTTTAGGCAAGGATCCATT
Above is a window of Algoriphagus machipongonensis DNA encoding:
- a CDS encoding carboxylesterase/lipase family protein produces the protein MKNSLLFFFLGFLMACSQEAPVPKVDVNSLKTQDGVISGKLVGEDSIKTFMGIPFAAPPIGENRWREPQPVKPWEGIKVTVDNPPSAIQRPPVPFFAWSEEFLIPPAPISEDCLYLNVWTGAENQEEKRPVMVWIHGGGFSGGSGTVPLYDGEELAKKGIVVVTINYRLGVFGFLASPELSENSSSGTSGNYAFLDQIAALMWVKNNIAAFGGDPDNVTIAGQSAGSMSVNVLVGSPLAKGLFNKAIAQSGAMFNFDGARGGIGKEVVEKGGEEFMQKLGVSSIDEMRMIPADSLLAAGGSFWPYKDDYVIPINFDEAFTSGASNAVKLLTGWNADDNVSFAGPQIPAQFQETAKQKYPDRYEEYLKFFPANSEEELEETQAVLSEMMFGYQNFTWAKIQSELAPESSYLYHFTRVPPGEPNYGAFHSAEFSYSFHTLKYWNRPFTEVDYKLEDAMSQYWVNFVKNGDPNGEGLPKWPAFSSDNPMLMELGEEIQPIKPPHLEQIQFLQSIYLK